CGCGCCACAACGCGAGCAGCCGGTCGGCGGCGGCGCAGAACCGGCCCGGCGACCGCAGCGACAGGCCGCGCTCGTTGCCGGCCGTCGACATCGCGATCTTCCAACCCGCGCCCGGGTCGCCCACGACACCGGCGTCGGGCACGAACACGTCGTCGAAGAAGATCTCGGCGAAGCCCGGGTCGCCGTCGAGCTGGGCGATCGGCCGGACCGTGATGCCCGGCGTGGCCAGCGGGAACAGGAAGTAGGTCAGGCCGCGGTGCCGTTCGGCGGCCGGGTCGGTGCGGAACAGGCCGAACCCGTGGTCGGCGACCGCCGCCCGCGAGCTCCAGGTCTTCTGCCCGTTGAGAACCCAGCCGCCGCGGTCGTCGTCGCGGTCGGCGCGGCTGCGGATCGCGGCGAGGTCGCTGCCCGCCTCGGGTTCCGACCAGGCCTGGGCCCAGACGTCGGTGCCGTCGGCCATCGACGGCAGGTAGCGCTGCCGTTGCTCGGCCGAGCCGTGCTCGAAGATGACCGGTGCGAGCAATGAGATGCCGTTCTGGGCGATCCGGGTGGGTGCGCCGCAGGTGTAGTACTCCTCTTCGAAGAGCACCCACTCGGTGAGCGTGGCGTCGCGCCCGCCGAATTCCGCCGGCCAGGCCACGACCGACCACCGGCCGGCGGCCAGCGTGCGCTCCCACTCGCGATGCGCCACGGCGCCCGCCGGGGTGTCCATCGACGGAAGCCGGCCGGGGCTGTTGGCCCGCAGCCAGTCGCGGGCCTCGGCGCGGAACGCCTGCTCGCGCTCGGTGAACTCGGGGGTCATGCGTCACCCGCCTGGCGCTTGTTGGCGGCGGCCATGCCGCGGGCGTCGAGCCCGCCGAGCGAGTCGGTGCTGACCTCCGCGTTGTGCGCGTGCGCCGCGTGGTGCAGCCCGAACACCGAGTCCATCCCGGACCGCATGCCCATCAGGTCTTCGGCCTGGTTGACCGCCTTCTTGGTGAGCGCCAGCCCGAGCCGGGGCATCTCCGCGATCTTCGTGGCCATCCGCAGCACCTCGGGCTCGAGGTCGGCGCGGGGCACGACGTGGTTGACCATGCCGAGGTCCTTGGCCCGCTGTGCGCTGAACCGGTCGCCGGTGAAGAGGAACTCCTTGGCGGCGCGCGGGTTGAGCACCCACGGGTGCGCGAAGTATTCGACGCCCGGGATGCCCATCCGCACGACGGGGTCGGCGAAGTAGGCGTCGTCGGACGCGATGATGAAGTCGCAGCACCAGGCGAGCATCAGGCCGCCGGCGATGCAGGCGCCCTGCACCATCGCGATCATCGGCTTGGGGATGTCGCGCCAGCGCCGGCACATGCCGAGGTAGACCTCGGACTCGCGGGCGAACCGGCTGTCGACGCCGGCCTTGCCGACGTGGTCATACCAGATGACGGCCTTGCGCTCGAACGACTCGTCGGCGTCGCGCTCGGGTGTGCCGATGTCGTGGCCGGCGCAGAAGTGCTTGCCGTTGCCGCCCAACACGATGACTTTGATGTCGTCGTCGTTGACGGCCCGGCTGAACGCCGCGTCGAGGGCGTAGGTGACCTTCGAGTTCTGCGCGTTGCTGTAGCGCGGCCGGTTGAGCATCACCAGCGCGACCGGGCCGCGCGCCTCGTAGGTGACGACGGGTTCGGTTGTCATTCGTCCTCCGGGTCCGACGGGCTGACGCTACCAAACAAGTGCTTGGTTGGCGAGATCGTCGCCTGTGCCCGCGATAGCTGGGAAACGGCGTCGGAGACGATCCGGTCGACCAGCTCCGCGCAGCTCGGCAGGTCGTCGATCAGACCGACCACCTGGCCGGACGCGAGCATGCCGGCGTCGGTGTCGCCCTCGACCAGGCCGGCGCGCAGCAGCATCGGCGTGTTGGCGGCGAGCACGAGTTGGGCCCACGAGCGGTCGCCGGCCTTTCTCATCGCGAGCCCGTCGCGGAGCAGCGCGGGCCAGCTGAGTTGGGCCATCCGCTTGAACTGCGCGGTCCGCCGGGCCGTCCGGAACAGGCCGGTCAACCGGTTCTCGCGGTCGAGACCGTTGACGAACCGGGTACGCAGCAGCCGGTGCGGCATGCCGTCGGCCTTGCTGGTGACCACGGTGCCGTCGAGCCCGAAGCCCAGATACTCCCGCCGGATCCGCTCCGGCACGGCGCTGTCGCTGGTCAACAGGAACCGGGTGCCCATGCCGATGCCGGCCGCGCCGTAGGAGAGCGCGGCGGCCAGCCCGCGGCCGTCGTAGAAGCCGCCGGCCGCGACGACCGGGATGTCGACGGCGTCGAGCACCGAGGGCAGCAGGAGCGTGGTCGGCACCTGGCCGGTGTGGCCGCCGCCCTCGCCGCCCTGCACCATCACCAGGTCGGCACCCCAGGCGGCCACCTTCTGCGCGTGCCGTGCGGCGCCGACCGAGGGCATCACCACGACGCCGTGTTCCTTCAGGCGGGCGATCTGCTCCGGTCGCGGTGCCAGGGCGAAGGATGCGACCTTCACGCCGTACTCGATGAGCAGTTGAACGCGCTTGTCGGCGTCGCCGGCGTCGGCCCGCAGGTTGACGCCGAACGGCTGGGTGGTGCGCTCGCGCACCTCGACGATCGCGCGCTCGAGTTCCGCGAGGGTCATCGTCGCCGAGGCCAGGATGCCGAGCGCGCCGGCGTTGGCGGTGGCCGACACCAGGCGTGGGCCGGCGACCCAGCCCATTCCGGTCTGCACGATGGGATGGGTGACACCGGTGAGCTCGGTCAGCGCCGTGCGGAAGGCCGGTCTCACGCGGTCAGGTTCTCGCCCGTGCGCACGAACTCGTCGCGGTGCTCGTCGGCGACGCCGGCCAGGTTGAGCTCGAAGGTGAAGCCCTGCTCGAACCGGTAGCTGGTGTTGACGTCGACCGGGTCGATGCCGTTGAGCGCTTCCTTGGCGGCCCGGATCACCCGGGGGTCCTTGGCGGCGATCTCGCGCGCCAGCGCCAGGGCGGCCGCGTCGAGCTCCTCGCGCGGCACGACCTCCACCACCGAGCCGAAGTCGAACAGCCGCTGGGCGGTGATGGTCCGGCTCGTGTAGTACATCGTCCGCATCAGGTGCTGCGGCACCAGCCGGGACAGGTGCGTGGCGGCGCCGAGCGCGCCGCGGTCGACCTCGGGCACGCCGAAGTAGGCGTCATCGCTCGCGACGACCGAGTCGCAGTTGCCGACCAGGCCGACGCCACCGCCGAGGCAGAAGCCGTTGACGGCCGCGATGACCGGAGTGGCGCACTCGTAGATGGCCTTGAACGCCGCGTGGCAGCCGCGGTTGGCCTCCAACAGCGCGGTGAAGCCCACCGAGCGCTGCATCTCCTTGATGTCGACGCCGGCGTTGAAACCTCGGCCCTCCGCGCGCAGCACCACGACCCGGGCGCCGAGGTCGGTCGGTGCCGTGCGCACCGCGTCGGCGATGGCGAACCAACCGGCCACCGGCACGGCGTTGACCGGTGGGAAGTCGACGGTCACGACGGCGATGTGGCTGTCGACCAACTCTGTGGAGACGGGCATGAGCGGTCCTAACGATTGCTCGTGGTGTTCTGAGATGCTAACACTTACTATCTTCTAGAAGATAAGACGTCAATGAACGGCAGGTGGTGCGGTGAGCGGGATCAGGGCCACCGAGATCGAGGCCCTCCGGATGCGCGAGGTGCTGGGCCACTTCCCGTCCGGCGTGACCGTGGTGACCGGCGTCGACGGTGCCGGGCCGGCGGGGTTCGCCTGCCAGTCGTTCCACGCGCTGTCGCTGGACCCACCCTTGGTGTGCTTCTGCGTCGGGCGGTCGTCGACCACGTGGCCGCGGATTCGCGCCGCCGGCCGGTTCGCCGTCAACATCCTGGGCATCGGGCACGAGGAGCTTTCCCGGACGTTCGCGCGCAGTGGCGGCGACAAGTTCGATGGCGTCGACTGGTCGCCCAGCCCGCTCGGCTCGCCGCTGCTCGCCGAGGCGGTCGCGTGGGTCGACTGCCGGATCAGCGCGGTCTACGACGGTGGCGACCACGAGATCGTCGTCGGCGCGGTGACCGCGCTGGAGGCGATCGGCGGCGAACCGCTCGTCTTCTTCCGGGGCGAATACCGGGCGCTGGCATGAGGTTGGCCGGCCGGGTCGCCGTCGTCAGCGGCGCCAGCCGCGGCATCGGTGCCGCCATCGCGGAGCGGCTCGCCGCCGAGGGTGCGACGGTCGCGATCGTGGCGCGCAGCCTGTCGTCGAGCACCGACGGCCTGGCCGGGACGCTGGCCGACACCGCGGCCCGGATCGCCGCGCACGGGTGGCGGGCCGTGCCGGTCGCGGCCGACCTCACCGACCCGGCCGAGCGGGCCCGGGTCGTCGACACCGTGCTCGAGGCCTGCGGCCGGATCGACATCCTCGTCAACGCCGCGGGCCGGGCCGTGTTCGCACCGATGAGCGGGTTCACCGCCGAGGACGTGCTCGCTCAGGTACAGCAATACGTCGTCGCGCCCTACGAACTGACCCGCCTCGCGTTGCCCGCGTTGCGGGCCAACGGCGCCGGCTGGGTGGTCAACATCGGCTCGAACAGTGCCGCGATACCCGCCGGGCCGCCGTGGAGCGGCTACACCACCGATGGGGGAGCCGCGCTCTACGCCGGGCTGAAGGCCGCCGTCGTGCGGACCAGCGTGAGCCTCGCGGCCGAGTTGGCCCGTGACGGCATCTCGGTGAACGTGGTCGCGCCAGTCAGCGCCGTCCGCACGCCGGGGCTGGAAGCGCTGGGCATCCGGACGGACAACGTCGAACCCGTGGAGCACCTGGCGGAAGCGGTGGTCGACCTGGTCTCCGCCGATCCGAGGGCAGTGACCGGCAAGGTGGTGACCGCGCAGGGGCATCTGGCCGCGGTCGGCCGCAGCACCCGGTCGCTCGACGGGCGCAGCGTCATCGTCGAGCGCGGCGCGCCACCGGTGGCGGGTCCGCCGGTCTTCGTCGTCGACGAACTCATGCCCAGGCCGGGGCAAGCCCGCGAGGTGCTGGATCGCTACGCGGCCGAATACGTGCCGGGCGCCCGGGCCCGCGGGATGCGGCTGCGGCAGACCTTGGTGAGCCCGCCGACGCTGCTCGCCGACGGCAGCAACACGATCCAGGTGACCTGGGAGGTCGACGGCCTGGATGGCTGGTGGCGGGCCCGCGCCGGCGGCCGGGACGACGCCGTCATCGGGTTCTGGGACCGGCTCGCCCCGTGCCTGGAGTCGCGCAGCCGCCGGCATTACGCGGCCGCTGACGACCTGGCCGCGCTCGAAGACGTGCGCTGATGGCCGTCCGCCGCACAACACTGGTCGCGTTGGCGCCGGGTGCCGACGCCGCTGCGGTGGCCCGCGCGTTGGAACAACAGGGCGGCTGGGCCCGACCCACGCTGCCCGGGGTGGTCCGCGGCGGCGACGTGGTCTGGCGGGTCACCGGCGACGACCAGGACGCCGCCATCCCGGACCGGCTGCCGGTGGCCGGCTTCACCTCGGCGACCTACCGCGACGGCCCGACCGGCACCCGCGACCTCGCCGGCAACGCACCCGTGCACCGGAGCCTGCTGCTGCGGGTCGAGGCCGACCCGGCCACCACCGCGGCGTTCGAGGCCGAACTCTTCGCGATGGGCAAGCACATCCCGGTCATGCGCGAGTGGCGGTTGAGCCGGGTCGTCGCGTCGCAGGGGCCGACGGCCTGGACCCACGTGTGGGAACAGGTCTTCCCGGACCTGCGGGCCCTCGAACACGCCTACATGCGGCACCCCTACCACTGGGGGCACGTCGACCGGTGGTTCGACGGCGAGGCACCCCAGCGGATCGTCCGGCCCGGCTTCCGTCACACGTTCTGCCTGCTCGGCGATTCGAAGACCAGCGTCGGGAACCCGGCGTCCGCCTCCGCCGTCAAGTGGTCGACGTAGGCGCCCATCCCGCCGGCATAGGGCATGAATCGCTCCTTCTTGCCCTCGATGTTCGAGCCCGTGTACCACGACTTGGCACGGGTGAACAGCGTCGCCTGCGCGGTCTCGTCGACGAGGTCGGTCCACTTCTCCGCGTCGTTGACCGTGACGTCGACCGCGGTGGCCGCACGCTCGCGGGTCGCCGCGACGACCTGGTAGACCCAGTCGATCTGCTGCTCGGCGCAGAGCACCATATTGGACAGTGGGCCGCTGCTGCCGGGCCCGTTGAGCAGGAACAGGTTCGGGAAGCCCGGCACCACCAGGCCGAGGAAGGTGATCGGCCCGTCGGCCCAGGTGTCGGCGAGCGCGGCGCCGTCGAGGCCACGGATGTCCATCCGGGTCACGGCGCCGGTGAACGCGTCGAAGCCGGTGGCATAGATGAGCACGTCGAGCTCGGTCAGGCCGGTGGCGGTGCGGATGCCGGTTGGCTCGATCCGTTCGATCGGGTCGCGGCGGAGGTTGACCAGCCGCACGTGCTCCTGGTTGAAGACCGCGTAGTAGCCCGAGTCGGTGCAGATCCGCTTGGCGCCGATGGGGTGGTCGTCGGGGATCAGGTCGTCGGCCGTCCGCGGGTCACGGACGATCTGCCGGATCTTCCCGTGCACGAACTCGCTGGCGACCCGGTTGGTGTCGGCGTCGACCATCTGGTCGGGGAACGACCGCGCGAAGAAGACACCGCCGTAGGTCCAGCGCTGCTCCAGCACCTGGTTGCGCTCCTCGGGCGAGATCGCCAGCGGGTGGAGCGGGTGTGGGTCGCGGGCCGGCGAACCGTAGAGCCCGCGCCGGGTGCGCACCCGGCGCTCGGCGTAGTGGGCCTTGACCTCAGCGAACTCCTCCGGCGGGAGCGGCTCGCTGACCGCGGGGATGCTGTAGTTGGCGGTGCGCTGGAAGACGGTCAGCGCGGCGGCCCGCTTGGCCACCTCGGGCACGGTCTGGATGCCGGAGGAACCGGTGCCGATCACACCGACCCGCTTGCCGTCGAGGGACACGGGCTCGTGTGGCCACTCCGCGGTGAAGTAGACCTCGCCGGCGAACTCGTCGGCGCCGGGGATGGCGGGCCGGTTGGGCACCGACAGGCTTCCGGTGGCCAGGACGACGAACCGACCCCGCACCGACCGCCCGCCGGCGGTGGTCACGGTCCAGGCACCATCGGCGTAGCGGGCCGCGGTCACCCGCGAGTCGAAGCTGAAGAGCTCGTAGAGCCCGAACCGGCCGGCCGCGTGCCGCAGGTAGGAGAGGATCTCCGGCTGGGTCGCGAACCGCTCGCTCCAGGTCCACTCCTGCTGGAGCGCGTCGTCGAAGGAGAACGAGTAGTCGACGCTCTCGACGTCGCAGCGCGCGCCCGGGTAGCGGTTCCAGTACCAGGTGCCGCCGACGTCGTTGCCCGCCTCGAAGCCGTGCACCGTCAGGCCGTCCTGGCGGGCCTTGTAGGCGGCGTACATCCCGGCGAAGCCGGCGCCGATCACGACGACGTCGTAGTCATCCACGGTCATGCGGTGGGAACTCCTTCTGCCGAGCGGCGGGTGGTGATCTCGCGAGGCCCGCGGGTGATGAACGGGTCGTAGCCGCGGACCCGGATCCGCCAGCCGTCGGCTGTGCGTACCCACTGGTCGTGGTATTCGCCCCACATCACGTAGAGCTGGCCCGCGTAGTCGAGGGCGCCTTCGTGGACGGCGTAGTAGTGCGCCCGGCTCTCGGCGCGGTCGCCGTCGACCGAGAGGCGGATGTTGGTGACGTTGTGGTGGGTGCGGCCGCAGAACGAGCCCGGTCCCAGGTTGTTGCGCATGTTGGCCAGCAGGTCGGCCCGGTTCTCGATGAGCTTCTTGCCCGGCACCGCGCGATAGTCGCCGACGGTGTCCTCGGTGAAGACACCGACCAGCAGGTCGAACCGCTTGGTGTCGATGGCTTCGCAGTAGAGGTAGTAGGCCTGCTCGATCTCGTGCCGGTCAGTCAGGTAGCCCAGGTCCATCCGCGTCCCGCCTTCGCCCTTGTGACTCCCATCATTTCAATGATAAAGATAATGTCAACCAATCGGGAGGTACGCGTGGACGAGAACCGGCTGGCGACGCTCGAGAAACGGGTGGCCGCGCTGGAGGACGAGATCGCGATCGCCCGCCTGATGGCCTCCTACGGGCCTTCGGTCGACAGCCTCTCGGCCGACCTCGCCGCCGCGCTGTGGGCCGACGACGGCGACTACGACGCGGGCACCTGGGCGGGGATGGCTCCGGGCACGACCGGTGTCTTCCACGGCAGCGACGCGGTGCGGGAGATGGTGGCCACCGAACCGCACCAGGGCTTCGTGCGCAGCGGCTGCGCGCACGTGGTCAGCGCCCCGCGAATCACCGTCGACGGCGACACGGCGGTCGCGGTCTGCTACGCGCAACTGTTGCGCCGCGACGAGGCGACCGACAGCTACCGGGTCTGGCGCATCACCGCCAACCGCTGGGAGTGGACCCGGACCCCGGCGGGCTGGAAGGTCGCCAACCGCACCAACCGCCCACTCGACGGGAGCGAGGCCGCCCGCGACCTGTTCCGCGCCGCGCTGCGATGAAGCTGGCCGGACGGGTCGCGGTCGTCACCGGTGCCGGGCGCGGCATCGGCCGGGCCCTTGCCGAGGCGCTGGCCGGCGAGGGCGCGTCGGTCGTCGTGTCGTCGCGCACCGCGACCGACCTCGCGGAGGTAACCGCGGCGATCGGCGGCGACGCGCGGGCCGTGGTCGCCGACGCGCTCGACCGCGACCAGGCGCGGGCACCGGTGCGCGCCGCCCTCGCGGCGTTCGGCCGGCTCGACATCCTGGTCAACAACGTCGGTGGCCGCCCGGGTGACGGCGTCGACGCCGACCCGTGGCACGAGCACGACGACCTCTTCGACCGGCTGCTGACGCTCAACCTGTCGTCGGCCTGGTGGACCACCAACGCGGCGTTGCCGGCGATGCGGGAGCGGGGCTACGGTCGCGTGATCAACATTGGGTCCGGGGTCGCCGACCGCGCCGGGGCGTCGATGGCCTACACCGCAGCCAAGCACGGCCTGGTCGGGCTGACCCGGTCGCTGGCGCTGGCGACCGGCACCCACGGCATCACCGTCAACTGCCTGTGCCCAGGCTGGACCCAGACCTCGGCCATCGACTGGGACGTCATCGGCGCCCGGTCCGGCATCTCCGGTGCGGAGGCGCGCGACCGCGTCACCGCGGACATCGCCCAGCGCCGGGTGCTCGACGCCGAAGAACTCGGCGCCGTCGCCGTGTTGCTCGCCTCCGACGCCGGTGCCGCCATCACCGGCCAGGTCTGGCACGTCGACGGCGGCTGGCGTCTCTAACCACAAAGGACGGACGAGGATGCTCACCCCCGAAGCCCGCGCCATCGTCGACGCGATCCGGTCGGCGGCACCACCACCCGAGCAGATCGGTCCGGCGGCGGCCCGCAAGGCGTCCGACGACCGGCGAGCCGCCCAGGTGCGCGAACTCGAGCCGATCGCGAAGGTCGAAGACCTGCTCGTGGGCGACGTGCCGGTGCGGATCTACCGCCCGGCGACCGGCACCGTCCTGTCCGGCACCGTTTTCGCCCACGGCGGCGGCTGGGTGCTCTGCGACCTCGACTCGCACGACCCGCTCTGCCGCTCGATCGCCAACCGGGCGCGGACCGTGGTGGTGTCGGTCGACTACCGGCGCGCGCCCGAGGCGAGGTTCCCGGCTGCGATCGACGACGTCTACGCCGTGCTGTGCTGGGTCGCCGAGCACGCCGCCGACCTCGGCATCGACCCGGCCCGGCTCGCGGTGGCCGGCGACAGCGCCGGCGGCAACCTGGCCGCGGCCGCCGCCATTCGCGCCCGGGACACCGGCGGCCCGGCGCTGGCCGCCCAGTTGCTGCTCTACCCGGTGCTGGACGGTCGGATGGACACCGACAGCTACCGACGCTTCGGACACGGCTTCGGGCTGGAGGCCACCTCGATGGCCTGGTACTGGGACCAGTACGTGCCCGATCAAGCGGACCGCTCCGACCCGCTCGCCGCACCGGCCCGCGCCGACCGCCTCGACGGGCTGCCGCCGGCGATCATCGCGGCCGCCGAGTGCGACCCGCTGTGCGACGAGGCCACCGCCTACGCGGAACGACTGGGCAACGCGTGGGTGCGCACCTACCCCAGCGGGTTCCACGGTTTCCTCAGCCTGCCGCCCGGGCTGCTCCCGGTCGCCGACGAGGCGCTCGCCGAGGTGACCTCGCGGCTCGGTCAGGCGCTGGCGCCGCCGTCGACGGACAGCACCGCGCCGTTGACGTAGGAAGCCGCCGGCGACGCCAGGAACGCGATCGTCGCCGCGATCTCCTCGGCCGTGCCGACCCGGCCGTCGACGCCGCCGGGGCGCCGCTCCAGCGCCTCGTGCTTCGTGAACTCGACCGTGCGCATCCCGCGGGCCAGATCGGTCGCCACGGAGCCGGGAGCGACGACGTTGACCCGGACCCCGTGCACCCCGTATTCCAGCGCCAGCGTGCGCATCAGGTTGATAAAGACCGCCCTTCGCGGCCGAGTACGCCGCCGCGTAGGGCCAGCCCCGCGTCCCGGCCAGCGAGGCGACCGCGACGATGCACCCGCCGGTCGCCTCGAGGTGCGGGAACGCGTCGCGCGCGAGCAGGAACGGCGCGCGCAGGTTGATCGCCTGCACCTGGTCCCACAGGTCCACGTCGATCGTCGTCGCCGGGCCGCTCTGGCCGATGCCCGCGACCAGGGCGACCACGTCGATCCGGCCCAGCGTCCGCGCGCACTCGGCCACCAGCCGGCCCGGGACCGCCGGGTCGGCGAGGTCCCCGACCGCGTAGGCATCGGCGCCCAGGCTGCGCAGGCCCCCCTCGTCGCGGTCGGTCGCGAAGACGCGATGACCCGAGGCGGCCAGCGCGACGGCCGTTGCCCGGCCGATCCCCGCGGCCGCCCCGGTCACCAGTGCGACAGGGCGGTTCAGCTCTTGCCCCAGAGCTTCTTGAACTGGGCCTGGTAGTCGGCGACGTACGCCGTGGCGTAGCCCTTGCCGGCCGGGATGTTCTCGCCCGTGTAGAGGTAGTAGTTGAGCGGTGCCTTGAGATCGGGCTCGACGCTCTCGCCCAGGAACGACCGGGCCAGCGTGTCGACCGTCAGCCACACCGTGGTCGCCCAGTCGGTGCTGTTGGAGACGGTGACCTGGCCCTTGCGCATGTAGTCGCGGATCGCCTCGTCGGCGTTGAGCACCCCGATCGAGCCCTTGTAGCCCAGCGGCGCGAGCGCATCGGGAAGACCGAGTGCCAGCGATGCCACGGCCATCATGATCGTGTTGGTGTCGGGGTGCGCCTGGACGTAGCCGGCGAGCTGCGACGCGGTCTTGGGCGTACCCATGTCGGTCGCGGCGAACTGGATCTTGTCGAGCTTGCAGTTGGGGCACAGTCGTTTGTATTCGTTGGAGAATCCGGTGAACCAGGCGTGCACCGACTCGAGGTCGGGCACGTCGACCGCGACCGTCTTGGCGTCGCTGCCGTGCTGCGCGAGCGTCCAGGCGGCCTGGATCTCACCGGCCCGGGTCACCTGCTCGACGCCCTGGAACAGCGCGGTGAGCCGGGGGTCGTTCTTGGCCAGCGACACCTCCACCACGGGGATCTTCATCGCCTTGAGCTGGTCGAGTTCCTGGCTGAAGTATTCGGGGCCGAACCCGACGCCGATCACCCCGTCGGGCTTGAGCCGCACCGCCTGCTCCCACCCGGCCTTGAGCTTCTCCGGGGTGAGCCCGACGTTGACGGAGACCAACTGCCAGCCGACCGCATCGAGGGCCTCCTTGAGGATCGCCTCGATCTCGACCGCGGAGGACAGGCCGGTGTTCATGTAGGCGATCCGCTTGCCGGTGGGGATCGTCCCCTTGATCGGCTCGGTGACGCCGATGCTGGTCGGCTGCTTGGTGTAGGTGCTCACGAGCTGTTGGGCCTGGGCCTTGATCTCGTCGCTGGTGCCCTGGCTGGCGTTGGCGGTCTCGTCCGAGGAGCCGCAAGCGGCCAGGCCGATGGCGACGCAGACGGCGAGCGCCGCTGCCGCGCCACGACGCCGGATACGGGTGCTCATTGTGGGTCCAATCTCTCGCTGGGAACGGGAGGCGACGGGCGACGGCGCCCGAAGAGCCGGGAAAGGGCACGGACCCGGGCCGGTGCACTGGGTGAGAAGCTCGCGACGGCCATCGCGAACAGCAGCGCGACGCCGTTGAACACGTCGGACGACCAGATCGGGCCGCCGAGCAGCAGGATGCCGAACTGGCCGGTGCCCAGCAGCAGCGTGGCGACGATGGTTCCCCACACGTTGAACCGGCCGGAGCGAAACATGGTGGCGCCCAGGAACGCACCCGCGAAGGCGGGCAGCAGGTAGGGCGGGCCGGCGCCGGGGGAGTAGGCACCGATCCGGGCGGTCAGCATCACGCCGGCGACGGCCGCGAGGCCGCCGGTGCACACCAGGGTGAGGGTCTGGATCGCCTGGACGCGGACACCGGCGAGCCGGGCGGTGTCCCGGTCGAAGCCGATCGCGTACATGAAGCGCCCGGTCTTGGTCCATTCCAGCACGAAGCCGAAGACCAGCATCAGGACCAGCATCACCAGGAACGGTTCCTGGAAACCGAAGACGGACTTACGCGCGACGTTCTCGCTGAACGAACCGCCGACGTTGTCGACGATGTAGAGGTTGCCGGAGATGGCCGTGGTCAGCGCCGCGATGATCGAGCCGGTCGCGAGGGTGGCGATGATCGGATCGAGGTTGAAGCCGACGATCGCGATCGCGTTCACCAGGCCCACCACGACGCCCGCACCGATGCCGGCCAGCACCGCGATCCACCACGGCAGGCTGGTGTGTGCCATCACCCAGGCCGACAGGCAGGCGGCGAGGCCCATCGTGTAGCCGACCGAGATGTCGAACAGGCCGCACAGCATCGCGATGGTCACGGCAAGGGCGATGATCCCGCTGATGGCGTACGTGTTGGCGATGGTGCGCACGCTCGCGCCGGTGGGGAACGTGTGGGGCTGGGCGATCGCGAACACGACGATGATGAGGAGCCAGACGTAGACGCCGCCGAACTCCTTGGGTGACAGCAGTTGCTTGAGCCGGCCGCGCCGCTGCTCCTTGGTGAGGCGACCGTCGAACTCGACGGCCGGCACCTTTGTGGACACGTCAGACACCTGATACCTCCGTCGACGCCATCAGGGCACCCAGCAACGCCGCTTCGGTCACGTCGTCGCCGCGCAACTCGGTGGCGATCCGCCCGTCGCGGATGACCAGGACCCGGTCGCAGACGCGGAGGAAGTCCTGGCTGTCCGACGAGGCCAGCAGGACGCCCATGCCCCGCTCGGCCTGGGCCCGGATCACCTGGTAGATCGCCTCCCGCGCGCCGACGTCGACGCCGGAGGTCGGCTCGTCCAGCAGCAGCGCCCGGGGCCCGGTCGCCAGCCACTTGGCCAGCACCACCTTCTGCTGGTTGCCGCCGCTGAGCTGAGCGAAGAGCGCCGCGCTGGGGTCGTGGTCGCGGCTGGTCCGGATGCTCAGCCGGCGGATCCACTGGTTGGCGGCGGCCGTCTCGGCCCGGCCGCTGATCCGCAGGAACCGCCGGAACGAGCCGAGGAACGGCAGCGTCAGGTTCTCGCGGAGGGTGAACTCGCGGACCGCGCTGCCCTTCTGCCGGTTGCCGGGCGCGAGCACCAGGCCGCGCTGCTGTGCCGAGGCCGGCGTCAACCGCCCGGTCAGCGCCGCGCCGCCGACCGCGATCTCGTCGTAGGTCGCTGGAACGGTGCCGACCAGGGCGTAGCAGAGCTCCTCGCGGCCCGAGCCGTCGAGGCCGGCGACGCCGACGACCTCGCCCGGCTCGACCGAGAGGTGCACGTCGCGCAGCAGGTCGGTGTGCAGGCCCTGGACGGCCAGGCTGGTGGCTATCGGCGCGGCGCCGC
This genomic interval from Asanoa ferruginea contains the following:
- a CDS encoding Dabb family protein, whose amino-acid sequence is MAVRRTTLVALAPGADAAAVARALEQQGGWARPTLPGVVRGGDVVWRVTGDDQDAAIPDRLPVAGFTSATYRDGPTGTRDLAGNAPVHRSLLLRVEADPATTAAFEAELFAMGKHIPVMREWRLSRVVASQGPTAWTHVWEQVFPDLRALEHAYMRHPYHWGHVDRWFDGEAPQRIVRPGFRHTFCLLGDSKTSVGNPASASAVKWST
- a CDS encoding nuclear transport factor 2 family protein, producing the protein MSTNREVRVDENRLATLEKRVAALEDEIAIARLMASYGPSVDSLSADLAAALWADDGDYDAGTWAGMAPGTTGVFHGSDAVREMVATEPHQGFVRSGCAHVVSAPRITVDGDTAVAVCYAQLLRRDEATDSYRVWRITANRWEWTRTPAGWKVANRTNRPLDGSEAARDLFRAALR
- a CDS encoding SDR family NAD(P)-dependent oxidoreductase, with product MKLAGRVAVVTGAGRGIGRALAEALAGEGASVVVSSRTATDLAEVTAAIGGDARAVVADALDRDQARAPVRAALAAFGRLDILVNNVGGRPGDGVDADPWHEHDDLFDRLLTLNLSSAWWTTNAALPAMRERGYGRVINIGSGVADRAGASMAYTAAKHGLVGLTRSLALATGTHGITVNCLCPGWTQTSAIDWDVIGARSGISGAEARDRVTADIAQRRVLDAEELGAVAVLLASDAGAAITGQVWHVDGGWRL
- a CDS encoding flavin-containing monooxygenase; amino-acid sequence: MTVDDYDVVVIGAGFAGMYAAYKARQDGLTVHGFEAGNDVGGTWYWNRYPGARCDVESVDYSFSFDDALQQEWTWSERFATQPEILSYLRHAAGRFGLYELFSFDSRVTAARYADGAWTVTTAGGRSVRGRFVVLATGSLSVPNRPAIPGADEFAGEVYFTAEWPHEPVSLDGKRVGVIGTGSSGIQTVPEVAKRAAALTVFQRTANYSIPAVSEPLPPEEFAEVKAHYAERRVRTRRGLYGSPARDPHPLHPLAISPEERNQVLEQRWTYGGVFFARSFPDQMVDADTNRVASEFVHGKIRQIVRDPRTADDLIPDDHPIGAKRICTDSGYYAVFNQEHVRLVNLRRDPIERIEPTGIRTATGLTELDVLIYATGFDAFTGAVTRMDIRGLDGAALADTWADGPITFLGLVVPGFPNLFLLNGPGSSGPLSNMVLCAEQQIDWVYQVVAATRERAATAVDVTVNDAEKWTDLVDETAQATLFTRAKSWYTGSNIEGKKERFMPYAGGMGAYVDHLTAEADAGFPTLVFESPSRQNV
- a CDS encoding nuclear transport factor 2 family protein, with the protein product MDLGYLTDRHEIEQAYYLYCEAIDTKRFDLLVGVFTEDTVGDYRAVPGKKLIENRADLLANMRNNLGPGSFCGRTHHNVTNIRLSVDGDRAESRAHYYAVHEGALDYAGQLYVMWGEYHDQWVRTADGWRIRVRGYDPFITRGPREITTRRSAEGVPTA
- a CDS encoding alpha/beta hydrolase, with protein sequence MLTPEARAIVDAIRSAAPPPEQIGPAAARKASDDRRAAQVRELEPIAKVEDLLVGDVPVRIYRPATGTVLSGTVFAHGGGWVLCDLDSHDPLCRSIANRARTVVVSVDYRRAPEARFPAAIDDVYAVLCWVAEHAADLGIDPARLAVAGDSAGGNLAAAAAIRARDTGGPALAAQLLLYPVLDGRMDTDSYRRFGHGFGLEATSMAWYWDQYVPDQADRSDPLAAPARADRLDGLPPAIIAAAECDPLCDEATAYAERLGNAWVRTYPSGFHGFLSLPPGLLPVADEALAEVTSRLGQALAPPSTDSTAPLT
- a CDS encoding SDR family NAD(P)-dependent oxidoreductase, encoding MRTLALEYGVHGVRVNVVAPGSVATDLARGMRTVEFTKHEALERRPGGVDGRVGTAEEIAATIAFLASPAASYVNGAVLSVDGGASA